The following are encoded in a window of Hemicordylus capensis ecotype Gifberg chromosome 12, rHemCap1.1.pri, whole genome shotgun sequence genomic DNA:
- the LOC128336199 gene encoding uncharacterized protein C2orf72-like: MSTEGPCSGKPAPKAPPEAPTCCAPLSGQKVLQDFQILVHKVGGRPEVLLVGETLEGKDIYGHMASFVRDLFSAPCHPVSPADALKEPCAAPCSLGGKQCQLIFFLCRASCLKSKPAELRRVLKELKRFVQQSPCAVVGILTDPTKGEAEEARDQLLRMLRGVFPKAPASKRGRRAAPGKRDLGTAGDGKGRPMELEDVEVEAEVYVPGYPRGNLAIMKAACRASAAVARGSSWTSILVKSLLGTVLVAGMASAAGWYFYDQGMIPPDLLPGALFASA; this comes from the exons ATGAGTACAGAGGGGCCGTGCTCGGGGAAGCCTGCCCCCAAAGCGCCCCCCGAAGCGCCAACATGTTGCGCCCCCCTCTCTGGgcagaaggtgctccaggacttTCAGATCCTGGTCCACAAGGTGGGAGGCCGGCCTGAGGTGCTGCTGGTCGGGGAGACCCTGGAGGGCAAGGACATCTACGGCCACATGGCCTCCTTTGTGCGGGACCTCTTCTCCGCCCCCTGCCACCCCGTCAGCCCCGCGGACGCCCTGAAGGAGCCCTGCGCCGCCCCCTGCTCCCTAGGCGGCAAGCAGTGCCAGCTGATCTTCTTCCTCTGCCGCGCCTCCTGCCTGAAGTCCAAGCCGGCCGAGCTGCGCAGGGTCCTCAAGGAGCTGAAGCGCTTCGTCCAGCAGTCGCCCTGCGCCGTGGTGGGCATCCTCACGGACCCCACAAAGGGGGAGGCCGAGGAGGCCCGCGACCAGCTGCTGCGGATGCTGCGGGGGGTCTTCCCCAAGGCGCCGGCCTCCAAGCGGGGCAGGCGGGCGGCCCCCGGCAAGAGGGACCTCGGCACGGCTGGCGACGGCAAGGGCAGGCCGATGGAGCTGGAGGACGTGGAGGTGGAAGCGGAGGTCTACGTGCCGGGCTACCCGCGGGGCAACTTGGCGATCATGAAGGCGGCCTGCCGGGCTTCGGCagccgtggccagag GTTCTTCGTGGACGTCCATCCTCGTCAAAAGCCTCCTGGGGACAGTGCTGGTGGCCGGCATGGCTTCTGCCGCGGGGTGGTATTTCTATGATCAAGGCATGATCCCGCCTGACCTTCTCCCTGGAGCCCTCTTTGCTTCTGCCTGA